Below is a window of Gammaproteobacteria bacterium DNA.
ACGTTGTCATCGATGCTCAATACAGTCGCGCGCAAAATTGCGCCAGGCTGCATGCGCTCGTTAACCAGACTTTCCTCAAGAAGTTTTGCAAAGCTTTCCATTGATGGTTTACCTTTTCCTCGCCGGGACTGACGTCCTGACTTTGATTGCTGTTGCACCGCAAGAATGCGGTGTGTGTTTATCATCGGTCTGGCGTTGCCAGACCCCCGTAGTAATATTGCGTAACGCGTGTGCCCTAACCTGAAACCTGCTGCCAAAGTGCCTTCACCCGCGCCAATACTTCGGCTACGGGTACACCGGAGGTATCCACCACAACGGCATCTGCCGCCGGCATCAGCGGGGCTACCGCCCGCTCCTTATCGCGCGCATCGCGCTGGGCAAGTTCCTGATAAAGGGCCGCCATATTAACATTAACCCCCTTTTCCTTCAACTGCTTATGGCGCCTGGAGACGCGCTCATCCAGACTTGCAGTCAGGAAGATTTTAAGCTTGGCATCCGGAAACACTACTGTTCCCATGTCACGGCCATCGGCCACCAGTCCCGGTGGCTGACAGAAGGCCCGTTGCCGCTCCAGCAGCGCACTGCGCACCATAGGAATCACGGCCACCTTCGAGGCATCATTACCACACTCCTCGCTACGGATGACATCGGTAACTTCTTCTCCCTCAAGGAAAATTCGGGTCGTGGCGCCGGTGTCGTCGCCCGTAAACTGGACATCCAGGTGGGCCGCCAGGGTTTCCAGCCCCACCGCGTCCCCAAAGGGAATCGAATGCCAGCGTGCGGCAAGTCCCACCAGGCGGTAAAGCGCTCCACTATCC
It encodes the following:
- a CDS encoding (d)CMP kinase, giving the protein MIEEKPPVITIDGPGGSGKGTISRLLAQDLDWHFLDSGALYRLVGLAARWHSIPFGDAVGLETLAAHLDVQFTGDDTGATTRIFLEGEEVTDVIRSEECGNDASKVAVIPMVRSALLERQRAFCQPPGLVADGRDMGTVVFPDAKLKIFLTASLDERVSRRHKQLKEKGVNVNMAALYQELAQRDARDKERAVAPLMPAADAVVVDTSGVPVAEVLARVKALWQQVSG